The following coding sequences lie in one Aquabacterium olei genomic window:
- the fghA gene encoding S-formylglutathione hydrolase, which yields MSTLELLSEHACFGGVQRFYRHASMATGTPMQFGVFLPPQALEAGAKVPVLFYLAGLTCTEETFAIKAGAQQHAARLGLAIVTPDTSPRGTDVPGQADSWDFGVGAGFYLDATEAPWSTNWRMETYVTEELHQLVGHHLPVDLSHAGIFGHSMGGHGALTLALRHPGQYRSLSALAPICHPTDCPWGEKAFTGYLGASRAAWEAHDATALMGQSPTVPYPDGILIDQGLADKFLPTQLYPEAFEMACRTRGQPLTLRRHAGYDHGYYFIQSVVADHLAHHARTLRADRAPLAD from the coding sequence ATGAGCACGCTCGAACTGCTCAGCGAGCACGCCTGCTTCGGCGGCGTGCAGCGCTTCTACCGCCACGCCTCGATGGCCACGGGCACGCCCATGCAGTTCGGCGTGTTCCTGCCGCCGCAGGCGCTCGAAGCTGGCGCGAAGGTGCCGGTGCTGTTCTACCTCGCAGGCCTGACCTGCACCGAAGAGACGTTCGCCATCAAGGCCGGCGCGCAGCAGCATGCGGCCCGCCTGGGTCTGGCCATCGTGACACCGGACACCAGCCCGCGCGGCACCGATGTCCCCGGTCAGGCCGACAGCTGGGACTTCGGCGTGGGCGCGGGCTTCTACCTCGATGCCACCGAGGCCCCCTGGTCGACGAACTGGCGCATGGAAACCTATGTGACCGAGGAACTGCACCAGCTGGTGGGCCACCACCTGCCGGTCGACCTGAGCCACGCGGGGATTTTCGGTCACTCGATGGGCGGCCACGGCGCGCTCACGCTGGCCCTGCGCCACCCGGGCCAGTACCGCTCGCTGTCGGCGCTGGCGCCGATCTGCCACCCGACCGACTGCCCCTGGGGCGAGAAGGCCTTCACCGGCTACCTCGGCGCCTCGCGCGCGGCCTGGGAAGCGCACGACGCCACGGCGCTGATGGGGCAATCGCCCACGGTGCCCTACCCGGATGGCATCCTGATCGACCAGGGTCTGGCCGACAAGTTCCTGCCCACGCAGCTGTACCCGGAGGCCTTCGAGATGGCATGCCGCACGCGCGGGCAGCCGTTGACGCTGCGTCGGCACGCGGGCTACGACCACGGTTATTACTTCATCCAGAGCGTGGTGGCCGACCACCTGGCCCACCACGCCCGCACGCTGCGGGCCGATCGGGCCCCGCTCGCCGACTGA
- a CDS encoding PQQ-dependent sugar dehydrogenase, which produces MRCSPLPFASRSARAAALLLSAVLAACTPTLSPEAQAALPGAAGPGGAPLAVQTQTVAQGLRNPWGLAFLPDGTMLVTERGGTLQRVAADGKVSAVGGVPAVQARGQGGLLDVAIDPDFGKTPWVYLSYSEPGRGAESGLAGTAVARGRLQGQQLVDVQVIFRQTPKVRGAGHFGARLVFARDGTLFVTLGERMLDSPSAPGRDFAQNLQTTFGKVVRIHRDGRIPADNPTWSSPALPGIWSTGHRNPQGAALQPDTGELWVVEHGPQGGDELNRALAGRNFGWPLRSYGCPYGSVGGNGACRVQGGTHAPTFTEPVSTWVPSVSPSGLAFYTGDRYPGWKGSLFTGALSGRALWRLALRDGQVVSREALLQNLGERIRDVRQGPDGWLYLLTDSDDGRLLRVVR; this is translated from the coding sequence ATGCGTTGTTCGCCTCTGCCTTTTGCCAGCCGGTCCGCGCGGGCCGCGGCGCTGCTGCTGAGCGCGGTGCTCGCGGCCTGCACCCCCACGCTGAGCCCGGAAGCCCAGGCCGCGCTGCCCGGTGCCGCAGGCCCCGGCGGCGCCCCGCTGGCCGTGCAGACCCAGACCGTGGCCCAGGGCCTGCGCAACCCGTGGGGGCTGGCCTTTCTGCCCGACGGGACGATGCTGGTCACCGAGCGCGGGGGCACGCTGCAACGGGTGGCGGCCGACGGCAAGGTGTCCGCCGTGGGCGGGGTGCCGGCCGTGCAGGCGCGGGGCCAGGGCGGCCTGCTGGATGTGGCGATCGACCCCGATTTCGGCAAGACACCCTGGGTCTACCTCAGTTACAGCGAGCCCGGCCGAGGCGCAGAAAGCGGGCTGGCCGGCACGGCCGTGGCGCGTGGCCGCCTGCAAGGCCAGCAGCTGGTGGACGTGCAGGTGATCTTCCGCCAGACGCCGAAGGTACGTGGCGCCGGACACTTCGGCGCGCGCCTGGTGTTCGCGCGCGACGGCACGCTGTTCGTGACCTTGGGCGAGCGCATGCTGGACTCGCCCAGCGCGCCCGGGCGCGACTTCGCGCAGAACCTGCAGACCACCTTCGGCAAGGTCGTGCGCATCCACCGCGACGGCCGCATCCCGGCCGACAACCCGACGTGGTCCAGCCCGGCGCTGCCGGGCATCTGGAGCACGGGCCACCGCAATCCACAGGGTGCCGCGCTGCAGCCGGACACCGGCGAGCTGTGGGTGGTCGAGCACGGCCCGCAGGGCGGCGACGAACTCAACCGCGCGCTGGCCGGGCGCAACTTCGGCTGGCCATTGCGGAGCTACGGCTGCCCCTACGGCAGCGTGGGCGGCAATGGAGCCTGCCGCGTGCAGGGCGGCACACACGCGCCCACGTTCACCGAGCCCGTCAGCACCTGGGTGCCCTCGGTCTCACCCAGTGGCCTGGCGTTCTACACCGGCGACCGCTACCCCGGCTGGAAGGGCAGCCTGTTCACGGGTGCCCTCAGCGGCCGGGCCCTGTGGCGCCTCGCGCTGCGTGACGGGCAGGTGGTGTCGCGCGAAGCCCTGCTGCAGAACCTGGGCGAGCGCATCCGCGATGTGCGGCAGGGCCCCGACGGCTGGCTCTACCTGCTGACCGACAGCGACGACGGACGCCTGTTGCGTGTGGTGCGCTGA
- a CDS encoding TonB-dependent receptor: MRSTVLSSFPLMARAGRQMLLPAALCWTALCTQAAEPPAPGEAPDVAVKANYLNAVGSNDAASEGTVTHALLQRRPTLRPAEVLEFVPGVIVSQHSGGGKANQYYLRGFNLDHGTDFATWVDGMPANMPSHAHGQGYTDLNWLIPELIDRIHYRKGPYAAEDGDFASAGSARLKLVDRLPRGLASVTLGSYDHARVLVANSVDRPQGGTWLYAVEASHHHGPWEQGEGLKRFNGVLRYTQAEGDTRQSWTAMAYRARWRATDQVPQRAVASGRIGRFGAIDPTDHGDTERLSLSWNRLTVVNDGEWQLGAWALASRLTLFSNFTYHLDNPDTGDQFEQAEARQAMGLQASRLWRTTLAGRETEHTVGLQLRHDHLSPVGLYTATGGRRVDVTQESQVNDTLLGLYAQNSTRWLPWLRSIAGVRHDQVSARVRSSIADNSGSRQAHLVSPKLSLVFGPWSRTEFFAHAGQGYHRNDARGMTARVAARSGEAVDAAVPLVRTRGAELGLRGEWLPGLQTSVSVWRLDLASELVFVGDAGETEASGASRRHGIELNNHWQVRSWLLLDADLAFSQARFRALQGEAPNVGRHVPGAVRTVAALGASLTDLGPWSAQFQLRYFGPRPLIEDNSVRSKGTTLAYLRVGHQLTRDVRLALDVFNLFNRRASDIDYFYTSRLAGEPAEGIADIHSHPAEPRSFRLTVAMSF; encoded by the coding sequence ATGCGTTCCACTGTCCTGTCGTCCTTTCCCTTGATGGCCCGAGCCGGCCGGCAGATGCTGCTGCCTGCCGCGCTCTGCTGGACCGCGCTGTGCACGCAAGCCGCCGAGCCGCCTGCGCCGGGCGAGGCACCGGACGTGGCCGTGAAGGCCAACTACCTCAATGCCGTGGGCAGCAACGATGCGGCCAGCGAAGGCACCGTCACCCACGCGCTGCTGCAACGTCGGCCCACGCTGCGGCCCGCCGAGGTGCTGGAGTTCGTGCCCGGTGTGATCGTGTCGCAGCACAGCGGCGGCGGCAAGGCCAACCAGTATTACCTGCGCGGCTTCAACCTGGACCACGGCACCGACTTCGCCACCTGGGTCGACGGCATGCCGGCCAACATGCCCAGCCACGCGCACGGCCAGGGCTACACCGACCTGAACTGGCTCATCCCCGAGCTGATCGACCGCATCCACTACCGCAAAGGCCCGTATGCGGCGGAAGACGGGGACTTTGCCTCGGCCGGCTCGGCCCGCCTGAAGCTGGTGGACCGGCTGCCGCGTGGCCTGGCCAGCGTCACCCTGGGCAGCTACGACCACGCCCGCGTGCTGGTGGCCAACTCGGTCGACCGCCCGCAAGGGGGCACCTGGCTGTACGCCGTCGAGGCCAGCCACCACCACGGGCCGTGGGAACAGGGCGAAGGCCTCAAGCGCTTCAACGGCGTGCTGCGCTACACCCAGGCCGAGGGCGACACCCGGCAATCGTGGACCGCCATGGCCTACCGCGCCCGCTGGCGCGCCACCGACCAGGTGCCGCAGCGCGCTGTGGCCTCGGGTCGCATCGGCCGGTTCGGCGCCATCGACCCGACCGACCACGGCGACACCGAGCGGCTCAGCCTGTCGTGGAACCGCCTGACTGTGGTCAACGACGGCGAATGGCAGCTCGGCGCCTGGGCCCTGGCCTCGCGGCTCACGCTGTTCTCCAACTTCACCTACCACCTCGACAACCCGGACACGGGCGACCAGTTCGAGCAGGCCGAAGCCCGCCAGGCGATGGGGCTGCAGGCCAGCCGCCTGTGGCGCACCACGCTGGCCGGCCGCGAGACCGAGCACACCGTGGGCCTGCAGCTGCGCCACGATCACCTCTCGCCCGTGGGCCTGTATACCGCCACGGGCGGCCGACGCGTGGACGTGACCCAGGAAAGCCAGGTCAACGACACGCTGCTGGGCCTGTACGCCCAGAACAGCACGCGCTGGTTGCCCTGGTTGCGCAGCATCGCCGGCGTTCGTCACGACCAGGTGTCCGCGCGCGTGCGCAGTTCGATCGCCGACAACAGCGGCAGCCGACAGGCTCATCTCGTGAGCCCCAAGCTCTCGCTGGTCTTCGGCCCGTGGTCGCGCACCGAGTTCTTCGCCCATGCCGGCCAGGGCTACCACCGCAACGACGCGCGGGGCATGACGGCCCGGGTGGCGGCGCGCAGTGGCGAGGCCGTCGATGCGGCGGTGCCGCTGGTGCGCACGCGCGGCGCCGAGCTGGGCCTGCGCGGCGAATGGCTGCCCGGCCTGCAGACCTCGGTGTCGGTGTGGCGCCTGGACCTGGCTTCGGAGCTGGTGTTCGTGGGCGACGCAGGCGAAACCGAAGCGAGCGGTGCCAGCCGGCGACACGGCATCGAGTTGAACAACCACTGGCAAGTGCGTTCCTGGCTGCTGCTGGACGCCGACCTGGCCTTCTCGCAGGCGCGCTTCCGCGCCCTGCAGGGCGAGGCCCCGAACGTCGGACGGCACGTGCCCGGGGCCGTGCGCACCGTGGCCGCCCTGGGCGCCAGCCTCACCGACCTCGGCCCGTGGTCGGCGCAGTTCCAGCTGCGCTACTTCGGCCCCCGCCCGCTGATCGAGGACAACAGCGTGCGCTCCAAGGGCACCACGCTGGCCTACCTGCGGGTGGGCCATCAGCTCACGCGCGACGTCAGGCTGGCCCTCGACGTGTTCAACCTGTTCAACCGCCGCGCCAGCGACATCGACTACTTTTACACCTCGCGCCTGGCCGGTGAGCCCGCCGAGGGCATTGCCGACATCCACAGCCACCCGGCCGAGCCGCGCAGCTTTCGCCTCACCGTGGCGATGTCATTCTGA
- a CDS encoding flavin reductase family protein, which produces MTEFERHYYEPAQGHGLAHDPFNAIVAPRPIGWIGTQSAKGVANLAPYSFFNAFNYVPPIVGFASLGEKDTLRNARETGVFTWNLATRPLAEAMNASCAPVPPDVDEFQLAGLTAVPGRRVAAPRVAESPVSFECRVSQIIALQTADGAPIPTWLVMGEVVAVHIARHLIRDGVYDTAAAEPITRGGGPADYFGITEAQRFRMARPR; this is translated from the coding sequence ATGACCGAATTCGAACGCCATTACTACGAACCGGCGCAGGGCCATGGCCTCGCCCACGACCCCTTCAACGCCATCGTCGCGCCGCGCCCCATTGGCTGGATCGGCACGCAGAGCGCCAAGGGCGTCGCCAACCTCGCGCCCTACAGCTTCTTCAACGCCTTCAACTACGTGCCGCCCATCGTGGGCTTTGCCAGCCTGGGCGAGAAGGACACGCTGCGCAACGCACGCGAGACCGGCGTGTTCACCTGGAACCTCGCGACCCGCCCGCTGGCCGAGGCGATGAACGCGAGCTGCGCCCCCGTGCCGCCCGACGTGGACGAATTCCAGCTCGCCGGCCTGACCGCCGTACCCGGCCGGCGAGTGGCCGCCCCGCGCGTGGCCGAAAGCCCGGTCTCATTCGAATGCCGCGTCAGCCAGATCATCGCGCTGCAGACGGCCGATGGCGCACCCATCCCGACCTGGCTGGTGATGGGCGAGGTGGTGGCCGTGCACATCGCCCGCCACCTCATCCGCGACGGCGTGTACGACACCGCCGCGGCCGAGCCCATCACCCGGGGCGGCGGCCCGGCCGACTACTTCGGCATCACCGAGGCGCAGCGCTTCCGGATGGCCCGCCCGCGCTGA
- the mgtA gene encoding magnesium-translocating P-type ATPase has protein sequence MADPADTEQAARTALRAHAAQPAEAVLRALGSGPQGLSEREAGGRLRVHGPNAVGRTHAPPGWRVLAGRLANPLNVLLLALSAVSFATANPQSGGLILAMVVLSIGLSTWQERRSGRAAAALRAMVHTRASVWRDGQLQERPIEALVPGDVLHLSAGDLVPADARLLSARDCFVNEAALTGEALPAEKNPTPQTDDADALALHNTVFMGTHIASGTATAVVVHTGNQAVFGGLAQAVAAERVQTAFDQGLDRFTRLMLRFMAVMVPLVLVINGVGKGDWVEALLFATAVAVGLTPEMLPMLVTVNLSRGALAMSRRQVIVKRLPAIQDLGAMDVLCTDKTGTLTQDRILLEKYVGLDGQASPRVLELAYLNSHYQTGLKNLMDVAVLQYAEVHERVHAEGLYEKVDELPFDFERRRMSVVVSRGDECLLICKGAVDEVFSACSHGEAGGQRFALDAEQGARIRAATAALNADGFRVIAIASRSLSAEERAHPLSVADERALVLQGYIAFLDPPKDSARPALAALAGHGVAVKVLTGDNELVTRKVCREVGLDVQHVMLGPEVAALHDLQLRERVEDVQVFARLTPGQKARVIAALRARGHVVGYLGDGINDGPALKAADVGLSVDSAVDIAKESADIILLEKSLLVLDDGVVEGRRVFANLLKYIRMGASSNFGNALSVLGASAWLPFLPMAPVQVLTNNLLYDLSQSAIPTDRVDDDELATPRRWETGHLARYMLTMGALSSLFDYATFAVLYWALHAQTVAQATLFQTGWFIESLLSQTLVIHLIRTRQIPFVTSRASPALTATTLAVCLIGMVLPWSPLAPALGMAPMPAAWWPMLAAVLVAYLMATHVVSRWARRWAGL, from the coding sequence ATGGCCGATCCAGCTGACACCGAACAGGCCGCGCGGACCGCGTTGCGCGCGCACGCAGCGCAGCCTGCAGAGGCGGTGCTGCGTGCACTGGGTTCCGGCCCGCAGGGCCTGTCCGAGCGCGAGGCGGGCGGTCGGCTGCGGGTGCACGGCCCGAACGCCGTGGGGCGCACCCATGCACCGCCCGGGTGGCGGGTGCTGGCCGGGCGCCTTGCCAATCCGCTCAATGTGCTGCTGCTGGCGCTGTCGGCCGTGTCGTTCGCCACGGCCAATCCGCAGTCGGGCGGCCTGATCCTGGCCATGGTGGTGCTCAGCATCGGCCTGAGCACGTGGCAGGAACGCCGCTCGGGTCGCGCGGCGGCGGCGCTGCGGGCCATGGTGCATACGCGCGCCTCGGTGTGGCGCGACGGGCAGCTCCAGGAGCGGCCCATAGAAGCGCTCGTGCCCGGCGATGTGCTGCACCTGTCGGCGGGCGATCTGGTGCCGGCCGACGCGCGCCTGCTGTCGGCCCGTGACTGCTTTGTCAACGAGGCAGCGCTCACGGGCGAGGCCCTGCCCGCCGAGAAGAACCCCACGCCCCAGACCGATGACGCCGACGCGCTGGCGCTGCACAACACCGTGTTCATGGGCACGCACATCGCCAGCGGCACGGCCACGGCCGTGGTGGTGCACACGGGGAACCAGGCGGTGTTTGGCGGGCTGGCCCAGGCCGTGGCCGCCGAGCGCGTGCAGACGGCCTTCGATCAGGGCCTGGACCGCTTCACCCGCCTGATGCTGCGTTTCATGGCGGTGATGGTGCCGCTGGTGCTGGTGATCAATGGCGTGGGCAAGGGCGACTGGGTCGAGGCCCTGCTGTTCGCCACCGCGGTGGCCGTCGGCCTCACGCCCGAGATGCTGCCGATGCTGGTCACGGTGAACCTGTCGCGCGGGGCGCTGGCGATGTCGCGGCGGCAGGTCATCGTCAAGCGGCTGCCCGCCATCCAGGACCTGGGCGCCATGGATGTGCTGTGCACCGACAAGACCGGCACCCTGACGCAGGACCGCATCCTGCTGGAAAAGTACGTCGGGCTCGATGGCCAGGCCAGCCCGCGGGTGCTGGAGCTGGCCTACCTGAACAGCCACTACCAGACGGGGCTGAAGAACCTGATGGATGTGGCCGTGCTGCAGTACGCCGAGGTGCACGAGCGGGTGCATGCCGAAGGCTTGTACGAGAAGGTCGACGAACTGCCGTTCGACTTCGAGCGGCGGCGCATGTCGGTCGTCGTGTCGCGCGGCGACGAATGCCTGCTGATCTGCAAGGGCGCCGTCGACGAGGTCTTCAGCGCGTGCAGCCACGGCGAGGCCGGCGGGCAGCGGTTCGCGCTCGATGCCGAGCAGGGGGCCCGGATCCGGGCTGCGACCGCAGCGCTCAATGCCGACGGCTTTCGGGTCATCGCGATCGCGAGCCGCAGCCTGTCGGCGGAAGAACGCGCTCACCCCCTGAGCGTGGCCGACGAGCGCGCCCTGGTGCTGCAGGGCTACATCGCCTTCCTCGATCCCCCGAAGGACAGCGCGCGGCCGGCACTGGCGGCCCTGGCCGGGCATGGCGTGGCGGTGAAGGTGCTGACCGGGGACAACGAGCTCGTGACGCGCAAGGTGTGCCGCGAGGTCGGGCTCGATGTGCAGCACGTGATGCTGGGCCCGGAGGTGGCCGCCCTCCACGACCTGCAGTTGCGCGAGCGGGTCGAGGATGTGCAAGTGTTTGCTCGCCTGACGCCCGGCCAGAAGGCCCGTGTGATCGCGGCGCTGCGGGCGCGCGGACATGTGGTCGGCTACCTGGGCGATGGCATCAACGACGGCCCGGCGCTGAAGGCGGCCGACGTGGGCCTGTCGGTCGACTCGGCGGTGGACATTGCCAAGGAATCGGCCGACATCATCCTGCTCGAGAAAAGCCTGCTGGTGCTGGACGACGGGGTGGTGGAGGGGCGTCGGGTGTTCGCCAACCTGCTCAAGTACATCCGCATGGGCGCGAGTTCGAACTTCGGCAATGCGCTGAGCGTGCTGGGCGCCAGCGCCTGGCTGCCCTTTCTGCCCATGGCGCCGGTGCAGGTGTTGACGAACAACCTGCTGTACGACCTGTCGCAGAGCGCCATCCCGACCGACCGGGTCGACGACGACGAGCTGGCCACCCCTCGCCGCTGGGAGACGGGCCACCTCGCGCGCTACATGCTCACCATGGGCGCCCTGAGCTCGCTGTTCGACTACGCCACGTTTGCCGTGCTGTACTGGGCCCTGCACGCGCAGACGGTGGCCCAGGCCACGCTGTTCCAGACCGGGTGGTTCATCGAGTCGCTGCTGTCGCAGACGCTGGTGATCCACCTCATCCGCACGCGGCAGATCCCGTTCGTCACGAGCCGCGCCAGCCCGGCGCTCACGGCCACGACCCTGGCGGTGTGCCTGATCGGCATGGTGCTGCCGTGGTCACCGCTGGCGCCGGCGCTCGGCATGGCGCCGATGCCGGCCGCCTGGTGGCCGATGCTGGCCGCGGTGCTGGTGGCGTATCTGATGGCCACCCATGTGGTGTCGCGCTGGGCGCGTCGGTGGGCTGGGCTGTGA
- a CDS encoding alpha/beta fold hydrolase, protein MTTFASTPDGTRLALNDARGPGEPVLLVCGQGQDRHFWHGFSQALTATAPGRWRPIAVDPRGIGDSDPLPPADAGPWQTRDMAHDLIAVLDTLGLPRAHLIGFSLGGRVAQWFAVDHGDRLGALVLAGSTPGNAHGVARDPEVSAMLARGDLAALAATMVPPDWAAAHADALPGLMRRRPIALPVLRRYYEASEAHDAWAGLATAQAPTLVLHGTQDPVNVPDNGRLLAERLPHAELAWIEGARHAPFWSHLPATVDAVSAFLARHPLPR, encoded by the coding sequence ATGACGACCTTTGCAAGCACCCCGGACGGCACCCGGCTGGCCCTCAACGACGCGAGGGGCCCCGGCGAGCCGGTGCTGCTCGTGTGCGGCCAGGGCCAGGACCGCCACTTCTGGCACGGCTTCAGCCAGGCGCTGACCGCGACGGCGCCCGGCCGATGGCGCCCCATCGCGGTGGACCCGCGCGGCATCGGCGACAGCGACCCGCTGCCCCCCGCAGACGCCGGCCCCTGGCAGACCCGCGACATGGCGCATGACCTGATCGCCGTGCTCGACACCCTGGGCCTGCCGCGTGCGCACCTGATCGGCTTCTCACTGGGCGGCCGCGTGGCGCAGTGGTTCGCCGTCGACCATGGCGACCGGCTGGGCGCCCTGGTGCTCGCCGGCAGCACGCCGGGCAATGCGCATGGCGTGGCCCGCGACCCCGAAGTGAGCGCGATGCTCGCCCGCGGCGACCTGGCCGCTCTGGCCGCCACCATGGTGCCGCCGGACTGGGCTGCGGCCCACGCCGACGCCCTGCCCGGCCTCATGCGCCGCCGGCCCATTGCGCTGCCCGTGCTGCGCCGCTACTACGAAGCCAGCGAGGCACACGACGCCTGGGCCGGCCTGGCCACCGCCCAGGCGCCCACCCTGGTCCTGCACGGCACGCAGGATCCGGTCAACGTGCCCGACAACGGGCGGCTGCTGGCCGAACGCCTGCCCCATGCCGAACTGGCGTGGATCGAAGGCGCCCGCCATGCGCCGTTCTGGAGCCACCTGCCGGCCACGGTCGACGCCGTGTCGGCCTTCCTGGCCCGCCACCCTCTGCCCCGCTAG
- a CDS encoding LON peptidase substrate-binding domain-containing protein, with protein sequence MPLDDLPLFPLHTVLFPGGLLPLQIFEVRYLDLMKRCEASGEPFGVVMLQRGSEVRRAPAGGPGPQPAETFADVGTLATLERVERPQPGLMLVQCRGGPRFTLTGHAQRPHGLWTGQATLLPDDAAAAVPADLVSLAPRLQDALRALGDDAPVAAAVPHSDPRWHDAGWLSNRWSELLPITAAERHRLMTLDNPLWRLELVAEWLERLARQADTAR encoded by the coding sequence ATGCCCCTCGACGACCTGCCGCTGTTCCCCTTGCACACCGTGCTGTTTCCCGGCGGCCTGCTGCCCTTGCAGATCTTCGAGGTGCGCTACCTCGACCTGATGAAACGCTGTGAAGCCAGCGGCGAGCCCTTCGGGGTCGTGATGCTGCAGCGCGGCAGCGAGGTGCGGCGCGCTCCCGCTGGGGGCCCGGGCCCCCAGCCCGCCGAAACCTTTGCCGACGTGGGCACCCTGGCCACACTCGAACGGGTCGAGCGCCCGCAACCCGGCTTGATGCTGGTGCAGTGCCGCGGCGGCCCGCGCTTCACGCTGACGGGCCACGCACAGCGGCCCCACGGGCTGTGGACAGGTCAGGCCACCCTCCTGCCCGATGACGCCGCAGCGGCCGTGCCGGCCGACCTCGTCAGCCTGGCGCCCCGCCTGCAGGATGCCCTGCGCGCCCTGGGCGACGATGCGCCGGTGGCCGCCGCCGTGCCGCATTCCGACCCGCGCTGGCACGACGCTGGCTGGCTGTCGAACCGCTGGAGCGAGCTGCTGCCCATCACCGCAGCCGAGCGCCACCGACTGATGACCCTGGACAACCCCTTGTGGCGCCTGGAGCTGGTTGCCGAATGGCTGGAGCGCCTGGCCCGCCAGGCCGACACGGCGCGCTGA
- a CDS encoding PAS domain-containing hybrid sensor histidine kinase/response regulator: MPEPTGNEPGASPFPPGDLGTPPTWRPVGRRALPAGISPSMADDADRLLEELHQRQEAFEQQGQVLRQVQAALARAQATNQELALVADRATDAILICDARRCITWVNPAFTRLTGFTLTESHGQQPEELLSGPHTDTATITRINQMLAQGATVERLEVCHHRKDGEPFWVSRSVQPLHGQDGQINRYIEVLHDISEHRRAESEHNRRLEAEVALATKSEFLSRMSHSMRSPLNAILGFTQLLDMHDTGHLPEAQRRQIGHIHTAGQQLLSLLDQALEYARLEERPLGIRPQRVDMSMLLREVRAALDEDALAQEITVVVDSQCPPLWADPQHTRSILLNLMSNAIKFSPRGATVWLQGRVAQDERVGIVEVRDQGFGIEQHDLPRLFQPFTRLDTSPGKPVGNGLGLAVSQRLAELMHGRIEVSSTLGKGSTFSLHLPLAEGPGALRLGQLRSGGEPAVMLPPLRVVHIEDNALNRSLVEALFSPYPQVRLYSAETAAEGMASIEATHPDVALVDINLPDGSGLDLCRRLRGQAAFKKLPLIALSADALPEHIARALQTGFNHYLVKPLQINRLLTILSQLPSTQAAPPQ, encoded by the coding sequence ATGCCAGAACCGACCGGCAACGAACCGGGCGCATCCCCCTTTCCGCCGGGCGACCTGGGCACCCCGCCCACCTGGCGCCCGGTAGGCCGCCGCGCCTTGCCCGCCGGCATCTCGCCCTCCATGGCGGACGATGCCGACCGCCTGCTGGAAGAGCTGCACCAGCGCCAGGAAGCCTTCGAACAGCAGGGCCAGGTGCTGCGCCAGGTGCAGGCCGCACTCGCCCGCGCCCAGGCCACCAACCAGGAGCTGGCCCTGGTGGCCGACCGCGCCACCGACGCCATCCTCATCTGCGATGCGCGCCGTTGCATCACCTGGGTCAACCCCGCCTTCACCCGCCTGACCGGCTTCACGCTCACCGAAAGCCACGGCCAGCAGCCCGAAGAGCTGCTCAGCGGCCCGCACACCGACACCGCCACCATCACCCGCATCAACCAGATGCTGGCCCAGGGCGCCACCGTCGAACGGCTGGAGGTGTGCCACCACCGCAAGGACGGCGAGCCCTTCTGGGTGAGCCGCTCGGTGCAGCCGCTGCACGGCCAGGACGGCCAGATCAACCGCTACATCGAGGTGCTGCACGACATCAGTGAACACCGCCGTGCCGAATCCGAGCACAACCGCCGGCTCGAGGCCGAGGTGGCGCTCGCCACCAAGTCCGAGTTCCTCAGCCGGATGAGCCACAGCATGCGCTCGCCGCTGAACGCCATCCTCGGCTTCACGCAGCTGCTCGACATGCACGACACCGGCCACCTGCCCGAGGCGCAGCGCCGGCAGATCGGCCACATCCACACCGCCGGGCAGCAGTTGCTGTCGCTGCTGGACCAGGCGCTGGAATACGCCCGCCTGGAAGAGCGCCCGCTCGGCATCCGCCCGCAGCGCGTCGACATGAGCATGCTGTTGCGGGAGGTGCGTGCAGCGCTGGACGAAGACGCGCTGGCGCAGGAGATCACCGTGGTGGTGGACTCGCAGTGCCCGCCGCTGTGGGCCGATCCGCAGCACACCCGCTCCATCCTGCTCAACCTGATGAGCAACGCGATCAAGTTCAGCCCGCGCGGCGCGACCGTGTGGCTGCAGGGGCGCGTGGCGCAGGACGAGCGCGTCGGCATCGTCGAGGTGCGCGACCAGGGCTTCGGCATCGAGCAGCATGATCTGCCGCGCCTGTTCCAGCCCTTCACCCGGCTGGACACCTCGCCCGGCAAGCCCGTGGGCAACGGCCTGGGGCTGGCGGTGTCACAGCGGCTGGCCGAGCTGATGCACGGGCGCATCGAGGTGAGCTCGACGCTCGGCAAGGGCAGCACCTTCAGCCTGCACCTGCCGCTGGCCGAGGGGCCCGGGGCGCTGCGCCTGGGCCAGCTGCGCAGCGGCGGCGAGCCCGCCGTGATGCTGCCGCCCCTGCGCGTCGTCCACATCGAAGACAACGCCCTGAACCGCAGCCTGGTCGAGGCGCTGTTCTCGCCCTACCCCCAGGTGCGCCTGTACTCGGCCGAAACCGCCGCCGAGGGCATGGCCAGCATCGAGGCCACGCACCCCGACGTGGCCCTGGTGGACATCAACCTGCCCGACGGCAGCGGGCTCGATCTGTGCCGACGCCTGCGCGGGCAGGCGGCGTTCAAGAAGCTGCCGCTGATTGCGCTCAGTGCCGACGCGCTGCCCGAGCACATTGCCCGGGCGCTGCAGACCGGCTTCAACCACTATCTGGTCAAGCCGCTGCAGATCAACCGGCTGCTGACCATCCTGTCGCAGCTGCCGAGCACCCAGGCCGCACCGCCGCAGTGA